From Chryseobacterium shandongense, the proteins below share one genomic window:
- a CDS encoding electron transfer flavoprotein subunit beta/FixA family protein: MKILVCISSVPDTTSKINFTADKSAFDKNGIQWVINPLDEFALTKAIKLQESQGATVTVLNVGDATTEPVIRKALAIGANDAVRVNLDPKDSFSTAKEIAAVAQNGGYDLILCGKESIDYNGGSVPGMLAQLLNQPFVNASVGLDVNGSDATAVREIEGGKETISVKLPAVIAGQKGLVDEKDLIIPNMRGIMSARTKPLQVVEPTSSEVKVQGVSFDSVPPRAAVKMVSPDNLDELVRLLHEEAKVI, encoded by the coding sequence ATGAAAATATTAGTTTGCATAAGTAGTGTTCCTGATACTACTTCAAAAATTAACTTTACGGCGGATAAATCCGCATTCGACAAAAACGGAATTCAGTGGGTAATCAATCCGCTTGATGAATTTGCATTAACAAAAGCAATTAAATTACAGGAATCTCAGGGAGCCACCGTAACGGTTCTTAACGTTGGGGATGCCACTACCGAGCCTGTTATAAGAAAGGCACTGGCTATCGGTGCAAATGATGCGGTAAGAGTAAATCTTGATCCTAAAGACAGCTTCTCAACGGCTAAAGAAATCGCTGCCGTAGCTCAGAATGGAGGTTATGACCTAATCCTTTGCGGTAAAGAATCGATCGATTACAATGGGGGTTCTGTTCCGGGGATGCTTGCTCAATTATTAAACCAACCTTTCGTAAACGCTTCTGTAGGTCTTGATGTGAATGGAAGCGACGCAACTGCTGTAAGAGAAATTGAAGGAGGTAAAGAAACGATTTCCGTAAAGTTACCTGCCGTAATTGCAGGACAGAAAGGATTGGTAGATGAAAAAGATTTGATTATCCCGAATATGAGAGGAATTATGTCGGCAAGAACAAAACCGTTACAGGTAGTTGAACCAACTTCTTCAGAAGTAAAAGTTCAGGGTGTTTCTTTCGATAGCGTGCCGCCAAGAGCTGCCGTAAAAATGGTATCTCCTGATAATCTTGATGAGTTGGTAAGATTACTTCACGAAGAAGCGAAAGTGATCTAA